A stretch of Paludisphaera borealis DNA encodes these proteins:
- a CDS encoding DUF6580 family putative transport protein — MDSSFERECAGIRSRHAAPIRPVFVAAAVLAVMAARLLPHPPNFTPVCASALFGGACFADRRAAFLLPLASMALSDLALGFQFHALTEVVYGCFLLEVTLGLWLLLRRRPLPIAGATLLGAFLFFLITNAACWVYFYPRTLAGMRDCYASAIPFFGYTLLGDATLLFGTLAVAEGRFPALRERAIPILA, encoded by the coding sequence TTGGATTCCTCGTTCGAACGCGAATGCGCGGGTATTCGCTCGCGCCACGCGGCACCCATCCGTCCCGTCTTCGTGGCCGCCGCCGTTTTGGCGGTCATGGCCGCCAGACTCCTTCCCCATCCGCCGAACTTCACGCCCGTCTGCGCGAGCGCCCTCTTCGGCGGCGCCTGCTTCGCCGATCGCCGCGCGGCTTTCCTATTGCCCCTCGCTTCGATGGCCCTGAGCGACCTCGCCCTCGGCTTCCAGTTTCATGCCCTGACAGAGGTCGTCTACGGCTGCTTCCTGCTGGAAGTCACCCTCGGTCTGTGGCTCCTTCTGCGCCGACGGCCCCTCCCGATCGCCGGTGCAACACTGCTCGGCGCGTTCCTCTTCTTCCTGATCACGAATGCCGCATGCTGGGTCTACTTCTATCCCAGGACGCTGGCCGGCATGAGGGACTGCTATGCCTCGGCCATACCTTTCTTCGGTTACACGCTTCTGGGAGACGCAACCCTCCTATTCGGGACGCTCGCCGTCGCCGAGGGCAGGTTCCCTGCATTGAGAGAACGAGCGATTCCTATCCTCGCATGA
- the tsaE gene encoding tRNA (adenosine(37)-N6)-threonylcarbamoyltransferase complex ATPase subunit type 1 TsaE yields MNILRSESGLQIDLDDEGETERLGQALADVLAPNVVVALVGPLGAGKTRLSRAIAESLGVDPGAIASPTFVLIHEYEGRMPVYHIDVYRLTSPAEFEDLGPADYWKAGGVCLVEWADRVRNLLPADAWWVAIEPLDASSRRVRIDLPEASPRLSDRLMAALTLDSDDPDRFDAPDAAT; encoded by the coding sequence ATGAATATTCTTCGATCCGAATCCGGCCTGCAAATCGACCTCGACGACGAGGGCGAGACCGAACGGCTGGGCCAGGCGCTCGCCGACGTTCTCGCCCCGAACGTCGTCGTCGCCCTGGTCGGGCCGCTGGGCGCCGGGAAGACCCGGCTGTCGCGGGCGATCGCCGAATCGCTCGGCGTCGATCCCGGGGCGATCGCCAGCCCGACCTTTGTGCTCATCCATGAATATGAAGGCCGGATGCCGGTCTACCATATCGACGTCTACCGGCTGACCTCGCCGGCCGAATTCGAAGACCTGGGTCCGGCCGACTACTGGAAGGCGGGGGGCGTGTGTCTGGTCGAGTGGGCCGACCGCGTCCGTAACCTGTTGCCGGCCGACGCCTGGTGGGTCGCGATCGAGCCCCTCGACGCCTCCTCTCGTCGCGTCCGGATCGACCTCCCCGAAGCCTCGCCACGGCTTTCCGACCGCCTCATGGCCGCCCTCACGCTCGACAGCGACGACCCCGATCGGTTTGACGCCCCCGACGCCGCAACCTAG
- a CDS encoding NAD(P)/FAD-dependent oxidoreductase, whose product MTTAEPLDRSDQQYDVAVLGAGAAGLVAAIRAAECGARVVLVEKNRRAGVKILMSGGTRCNITNARGLRRLEAVSGPIDPAFDPAQRRGTRAIQDAFGAGGPFLGHALRRLDVDQTVRMFESEGLAVKIEGNGKLFPVSDRAVDVLEALTRRLERSGAELRCLSPVRSVERRNAEDGESAGFRIVLAEGSIDARRVILAVGGKSYPGCGTTGDGYAVAQAFGHTLIDPRPALVPLRIVPEWPLTLKGLTLSDVVASVHGPSGPPLQQRREAVLFTHFGLSGPAILDVSRAVARYDGSDRLELRLDLRPGVSREELDERLQTATRQGRSSVSSILSADLAHRLADCLLDVCGVPRTRIGPDLSRSERLRIVQALKGLALPITDTLGFEKAEVTSGGVHLAEVDPRTLESRLVLGFHLCGEVLNLDGLIGGYNFQAAWSTGWLAGESASMPS is encoded by the coding sequence GTGACCACGGCAGAGCCTCTCGACCGATCCGACCAGCAATACGACGTGGCCGTGCTGGGAGCCGGGGCCGCCGGCCTGGTCGCGGCGATCCGCGCCGCCGAGTGCGGCGCCCGGGTGGTGCTGGTCGAGAAGAACCGTCGAGCGGGGGTGAAGATCCTGATGTCGGGCGGGACCCGGTGCAACATCACCAACGCCCGGGGGCTGCGCCGGCTCGAAGCCGTTTCCGGACCGATCGACCCGGCGTTCGACCCGGCCCAGCGCCGGGGGACCCGCGCGATCCAGGACGCGTTCGGCGCGGGCGGCCCGTTCCTCGGCCACGCGCTGCGGCGGTTGGACGTCGACCAGACCGTGCGGATGTTCGAGTCCGAAGGCCTGGCCGTGAAGATCGAAGGCAACGGCAAGCTCTTCCCCGTATCCGACCGGGCCGTCGATGTTCTCGAAGCCCTGACGCGACGCCTGGAACGGTCAGGCGCAGAGCTGCGATGCCTGAGCCCCGTACGGTCGGTAGAGAGGCGGAACGCGGAGGACGGAGAGTCGGCTGGCTTCCGGATCGTCCTGGCCGAGGGCTCGATCGACGCCCGGCGCGTGATCCTGGCCGTGGGGGGGAAGTCGTACCCCGGCTGCGGAACGACCGGCGACGGATACGCGGTCGCCCAGGCGTTCGGCCATACGCTGATCGACCCCCGCCCTGCCCTGGTCCCTTTGCGGATCGTGCCGGAATGGCCGCTGACGCTCAAGGGTTTGACCCTCTCGGACGTGGTCGCCTCGGTTCATGGGCCGTCGGGGCCTCCGCTGCAGCAGCGCCGCGAGGCGGTCCTCTTCACGCACTTCGGGCTGAGCGGACCGGCGATCCTCGACGTCAGCCGCGCCGTGGCTCGGTACGACGGCTCCGACCGACTCGAACTTCGGCTCGACCTTCGCCCCGGCGTCTCGCGAGAGGAACTCGACGAGCGGCTTCAGACCGCGACGCGTCAGGGTCGAAGCTCGGTCAGCTCGATCCTCTCGGCCGACCTCGCCCATCGGCTCGCCGACTGCCTCCTCGACGTCTGCGGCGTGCCTCGCACCCGGATCGGCCCGGACCTGTCGCGGTCGGAGCGCCTTCGCATCGTCCAGGCGCTCAAGGGGCTCGCACTGCCGATCACCGACACCCTCGGCTTTGAAAAGGCCGAGGTCACCAGCGGCGGCGTCCACCTCGCCGAGGTGGACCCGCGAACCCTCGAAAGCCGGCTCGTCCTCGGCTTCCACCTGTGCGGCGAGGTCCTGAACCTCGACGGCCTCATCGGCGGCTACAACTTCCAGGCCGCCTGGAGCACCGGCTGGCTGGCCGGCGAAAGCGCCTCGATGCCGTCGTAA
- a CDS encoding thiamine-phosphate kinase, with product MSESKPTGEFGLIDWIRRSQSDEPRDDVILGIGDDCAIVDFSRESFALVTTDMLMDGRHFRLKDDGPEAVGYKAMGANISDIAAMAGVPRFAVVAVALPRADAVAVAQGLHEGLKRMADRFDVVLVGGDTNAWDGPLVISVTLLGDTTPLGAAPRSGAQVGDVVFVTGPLGGSLFRGRHLRPEPRVDEALALAEAASPNAMIDLSDGLSSDLGHILEESGGLGAELHADAIPIHPDAVDQSQADGVSALDHALNDGEDFELCLTVAPERAEQLLASPPDGVQLYRVGVITAEPGLRLRTRDGRTSPVQPRGFDHLAGRNR from the coding sequence ATGAGCGAGTCGAAGCCGACCGGTGAATTCGGGCTGATCGACTGGATTCGCCGCAGCCAGTCGGACGAACCCCGGGACGACGTGATCCTGGGCATCGGCGACGATTGCGCGATCGTCGATTTCTCCCGCGAGTCATTTGCGCTTGTGACGACCGATATGTTGATGGACGGCCGCCACTTCCGACTGAAGGACGACGGCCCCGAGGCGGTAGGTTACAAGGCGATGGGGGCGAACATCTCGGACATCGCCGCGATGGCGGGCGTGCCCCGGTTCGCCGTGGTCGCCGTGGCCCTGCCCCGGGCCGACGCCGTCGCCGTTGCTCAGGGACTTCACGAAGGTCTCAAGCGGATGGCCGATCGGTTCGACGTCGTCCTCGTCGGCGGCGACACCAACGCCTGGGACGGCCCGCTCGTGATCTCCGTCACCCTGCTCGGCGACACGACGCCGCTGGGCGCGGCGCCTCGTTCCGGCGCGCAAGTGGGCGACGTCGTTTTCGTGACGGGTCCCCTGGGCGGCAGCCTGTTCCGGGGCCGCCACCTCCGACCCGAGCCGAGGGTCGACGAGGCCCTCGCGCTGGCGGAAGCCGCCTCGCCGAACGCGATGATCGACCTCTCCGACGGCCTTTCCTCGGACCTCGGCCACATCCTCGAAGAGAGCGGCGGGCTCGGCGCCGAGCTGCACGCCGACGCGATCCCGATCCATCCCGACGCCGTCGACCAGAGCCAGGCCGACGGCGTCTCCGCGCTCGACCACGCTCTCAACGACGGCGAGGACTTCGAACTCTGCCTGACCGTCGCGCCGGAACGGGCCGAGCAACTCCTGGCCTCGCCGCCGGACGGCGTACAGCTCTATCGCGTGGGGGTGATCACGGCGGAGCCCGGCCTCCGCCTTCGCACCCGCGACGGCCGTACGTCCCCGGTCCAGCCCCGAGGTTTCGACCATCTCGCGGGGCGGAATCGATGA
- the argC gene encoding N-acetyl-gamma-glutamyl-phosphate reductase, with amino-acid sequence MASPIGVAIVGASGYAARELIQILLKHPGVKITTATSRQDEAPRLDALHPSLAKRIDLTCETFDADRIAEKAAFAFLALPHTASMAVVPALRERNVKVIDLSADYRLTDPQVYEDWYGHAHTDVAGLGSAVYGLPELFRDRIPTAGLIANPGCYTSTSILALAPLVAENLIERTGVVIDAKSGVSGAGRSPKLTTHFPECNESFSAYSVGRHRHTPEIDQILTTVAAGQGEAVEVIFTPHLVPMDRGIFATIYAVPRQAAVEHDLLDLYRSFYADSPFVRVVNHLPATKDSAYTNYCDLTVRVVRGRIVVLACLDNLIKGASGVAVQNLNLMLGCPEETALI; translated from the coding sequence GTGGCGAGTCCAATCGGCGTAGCGATCGTGGGGGCCTCCGGGTATGCGGCCCGGGAGCTGATTCAGATCCTGCTCAAGCATCCGGGGGTCAAGATCACCACGGCGACCTCACGGCAGGACGAAGCGCCGAGGCTCGACGCCCTGCACCCGAGCCTGGCCAAGCGGATCGACCTGACCTGCGAGACCTTCGACGCCGACCGGATCGCCGAGAAGGCGGCTTTCGCGTTCTTGGCCTTGCCCCACACGGCGAGCATGGCCGTCGTCCCGGCCCTGCGCGAACGCAACGTCAAGGTGATCGACCTGAGCGCCGATTACCGGCTCACCGATCCCCAGGTTTACGAGGACTGGTACGGGCACGCCCATACGGACGTGGCGGGCCTTGGATCGGCGGTCTACGGCCTGCCGGAGCTGTTCCGCGACCGGATTCCCACAGCGGGGTTGATCGCCAACCCGGGGTGTTACACCTCGACGAGCATCCTGGCGCTGGCGCCCCTCGTGGCGGAGAACCTGATCGAGCGGACGGGCGTCGTCATCGACGCCAAGAGCGGCGTCTCGGGGGCGGGGCGTTCTCCCAAGCTGACGACCCATTTCCCTGAGTGCAACGAGAGCTTCTCGGCCTACAGCGTCGGCCGGCACCGCCACACGCCGGAGATCGACCAGATCCTGACGACCGTGGCCGCCGGCCAGGGCGAGGCCGTCGAGGTCATCTTCACGCCCCACCTGGTGCCGATGGACCGGGGCATCTTCGCCACCATCTACGCCGTCCCGCGCCAGGCGGCCGTCGAGCACGACCTGCTCGACCTCTACCGCTCGTTCTACGCCGACAGCCCGTTCGTCCGAGTGGTCAACCACCTCCCCGCTACCAAGGATTCTGCTTATACCAATTATTGCGATCTGACCGTCCGTGTGGTCCGCGGCCGGATCGTCGTCCTCGCCTGCCTCGACAACCTCATCAAAGGCGCGTCCGGCGTCGCCGTCCAGAACCTCAACCTGATGCTCGGCTGCCCGGAGGAAACGGCCCTGATCTGA
- a CDS encoding ribonucleotide-diphosphate reductase subunit beta codes for MLLDPGMDLTLRPMRYPVFFDMYKAALKNSWAVDEVDFSTDLADLDRRVTPAERHLIQRLVAFFATGDSIVGNNLVLNLYQHINSPEARMYLSRQLYEEAVHVQFYLTLLDNYLPDMAGREQAFAAINNIPSIKAKADFCFRWIDSIEGLDRLETREHRRQFLLNLICFAACIEGLFFFGAFAYVYFLRSKGLLHGLATGTNWVFRDESAHIAFAFNVIATARREEPDLFDAGVEADVVAMMREAVDCEAAFAGDVLSLGVAGMSPQDLRKYLEYVADRRLESLDIEPIFGSRNPFAFMELQDVQELANFFERRVSAYQVGVTGDVVFGEEF; via the coding sequence ATGCTGCTCGACCCAGGGATGGACCTGACGCTCAGGCCGATGCGTTATCCGGTCTTCTTCGACATGTACAAGGCGGCGCTCAAGAACTCCTGGGCGGTGGACGAGGTCGACTTTTCCACCGATCTCGCCGACCTCGATCGGCGTGTGACTCCCGCCGAGCGCCACCTGATCCAGCGGCTGGTGGCCTTCTTCGCCACGGGCGACTCGATCGTCGGCAACAACCTCGTGCTGAACTTGTATCAGCACATCAACTCGCCCGAGGCGAGAATGTATCTCTCGCGCCAGCTCTACGAAGAGGCGGTGCACGTTCAGTTCTATCTGACCCTGCTCGACAACTACCTGCCGGACATGGCCGGGAGGGAGCAAGCGTTCGCGGCGATCAACAACATCCCCTCGATCAAGGCCAAGGCGGACTTCTGTTTCCGCTGGATCGACTCGATCGAGGGCCTCGACCGACTGGAGACCCGCGAGCATCGCAGGCAGTTCCTGCTGAACCTGATCTGCTTCGCCGCCTGCATCGAGGGGCTGTTCTTCTTCGGGGCGTTCGCCTACGTGTACTTCCTGCGCTCGAAGGGGCTGCTCCACGGTCTGGCGACCGGGACGAACTGGGTCTTCCGCGACGAGAGCGCGCACATCGCCTTCGCCTTCAACGTGATCGCAACAGCCCGCCGGGAAGAACCGGACCTCTTCGACGCCGGCGTGGAGGCGGACGTCGTTGCTATGATGCGGGAGGCGGTCGATTGCGAGGCGGCCTTCGCAGGAGACGTCTTGTCTCTCGGCGTCGCTGGGATGAGCCCCCAAGACCTGAGGAAGTATCTCGAGTACGTGGCCGACCGTCGCCTGGAATCCCTCGACATCGAGCCGATCTTCGGTTCACGCAACCCGTTCGCCTTCATGGAACTCCAGGACGTCCAGGAGTTGGCGAACTTCTTCGAGCGGCGCGTCTCGGCCTATCAGGTCGGGGTGACCGGCGACGTCGTCTTCGGAGAAGAGTTCTAG
- the metE gene encoding 5-methyltetrahydropteroyltriglutamate--homocysteine S-methyltransferase, with amino-acid sequence MMTTATNLGFPRMGAQRELKKPLERFWSNRSSGDELETVARRLRADHWKLQRTAGITHVPSNDFSLYDHVLDAAVMFGVVPDRFAHLPAGPERYFAMARGIAYEGGRAGAAALEMTKWFDTNYHYLVPEIDPRQEFALGSTKPVDEFVEAKALGVLTRPVLLGPVSFLLLAKAKGKDFDPITLWPRLLPVYEAILGALAAAGAAWVQIDEPCLTTDASARALPTLEEIYSRLAGAAGATNILLATYFGDLGEALPAVLRLPVKAVHLDLVRAPDQLWHALPLLRPEQSLSLGLIDGRNVWKTDLTRAWGVAEAAAARLGSDRIMIAPSCSLLHVPFDLDCESNLEPELKRWLAFARQKLDEVALLARGASEGLPSIVESLAENRAALKGRSESPRVRSTIVRRRMAAIAPDQLVRAHPYPTRRVAQRGRTPLPLLPTTTIGSFPQTEDVRKARASFRAGKLRADEYDAFLKEKTAEAVRWQEEVGLDVLVHGEFERNDMVEYFGENLEGFAFTANGWVQSYGSRCVKPPIIFGDVARRGPMTVEWTRYAQSLTERPMKGMLTGPVTILQWSFVRDDQPRSETCRQIALAIRDEVADLEDAGICVIQIDEPALREGLPLRRDDWAEYLRWAVDAFRLASAGVRDETQIHTHMCYCEFNDIIDSIAALDADVISIETSRSQMELLGAFGEFRYPNEIGPGVYDIHSPRIPTREDVEHLLGKALAVLSPEQLWVNPDCGLKTRRWEEVKPALATLVEAARVVRLRLVEAIATERGPT; translated from the coding sequence ATGATGACGACGGCGACGAACCTCGGTTTCCCCCGGATGGGCGCGCAACGCGAGTTGAAGAAGCCCCTCGAGCGGTTCTGGTCGAACCGGTCGAGCGGCGACGAGCTGGAAACGGTCGCGCGGCGGCTCCGCGCGGACCACTGGAAGCTTCAGCGAACGGCGGGGATCACCCACGTCCCCAGCAACGATTTCTCCCTCTACGACCACGTCCTCGACGCGGCGGTCATGTTCGGGGTGGTCCCCGACCGATTCGCCCACTTGCCGGCGGGTCCCGAACGCTACTTCGCGATGGCGCGGGGGATCGCCTACGAAGGCGGGCGCGCCGGGGCGGCGGCCCTCGAGATGACCAAGTGGTTCGACACGAACTACCATTACCTCGTGCCCGAGATCGATCCGCGCCAGGAATTCGCCCTCGGCTCGACCAAACCGGTCGACGAGTTCGTCGAGGCGAAGGCGCTCGGCGTTCTGACCAGGCCGGTCCTGCTCGGCCCTGTCTCGTTCCTCCTGCTGGCCAAGGCCAAGGGGAAGGACTTCGATCCGATCACGCTCTGGCCTCGGCTGCTTCCGGTCTACGAGGCGATCCTGGGCGCGCTCGCCGCGGCGGGGGCCGCGTGGGTCCAGATCGACGAGCCATGCCTGACGACCGACGCCTCCGCGCGGGCTCTCCCCACCCTGGAGGAGATCTATTCGCGGCTGGCGGGCGCGGCGGGGGCGACGAATATCCTGCTCGCGACCTATTTCGGCGACCTCGGCGAGGCCCTTCCCGCAGTGCTCCGCCTGCCTGTGAAGGCGGTGCACCTGGACCTCGTCCGCGCCCCGGATCAGCTCTGGCACGCGCTGCCGCTGCTCCGTCCGGAGCAGTCGCTCTCACTCGGACTGATCGACGGTCGAAACGTGTGGAAGACGGACCTGACCCGAGCCTGGGGGGTGGCCGAGGCGGCGGCCGCACGGCTAGGCTCTGATCGCATCATGATCGCCCCGTCCTGTTCCCTGCTCCACGTCCCGTTCGACCTGGATTGCGAATCGAATCTAGAGCCGGAGTTGAAGAGGTGGCTCGCGTTCGCCCGCCAGAAGCTCGACGAGGTCGCCCTGCTGGCCCGCGGCGCGTCGGAGGGCTTGCCGTCGATCGTCGAGAGTCTCGCGGAGAATCGGGCCGCGCTGAAGGGTCGCAGCGAGTCGCCTCGGGTCCGCTCTACGATCGTCCGTCGCCGGATGGCGGCGATCGCGCCCGACCAGCTCGTCCGGGCCCATCCATATCCGACGCGGCGGGTGGCCCAGCGCGGGCGCACGCCTTTGCCCCTGCTGCCGACGACCACGATCGGCTCGTTCCCGCAGACGGAGGACGTCCGCAAGGCCCGGGCCTCGTTCCGCGCGGGGAAACTGCGGGCCGACGAGTACGACGCCTTCCTCAAGGAGAAGACCGCCGAGGCCGTCCGCTGGCAGGAGGAGGTTGGGCTCGACGTGCTGGTGCACGGCGAGTTCGAGCGGAATGACATGGTGGAGTACTTCGGCGAGAACCTGGAAGGCTTCGCCTTCACGGCGAACGGCTGGGTGCAGAGCTACGGCTCGCGCTGCGTCAAGCCGCCGATCATCTTCGGCGACGTCGCTCGGCGCGGCCCGATGACCGTCGAGTGGACTCGATACGCCCAGTCCCTGACCGAGCGCCCGATGAAGGGCATGCTGACCGGGCCCGTGACGATCCTCCAGTGGTCGTTCGTCCGGGACGACCAGCCTCGTAGCGAGACATGCCGTCAGATCGCCCTGGCCATCCGGGACGAGGTCGCCGATCTTGAGGATGCCGGGATCTGTGTGATCCAGATCGACGAGCCCGCATTGCGGGAGGGACTCCCCCTCCGCCGCGACGATTGGGCCGAATATCTGCGATGGGCGGTCGACGCCTTCCGACTCGCCTCGGCCGGGGTCCGCGACGAGACGCAGATCCACACTCACATGTGTTACTGCGAGTTTAACGACATCATCGACTCGATCGCCGCTCTCGACGCCGACGTGATCTCGATCGAGACGTCGCGGTCGCAGATGGAGCTGCTCGGGGCGTTCGGGGAGTTCCGCTACCCGAACGAGATCGGGCCGGGGGTGTACGACATCCACTCGCCGCGCATCCCGACGCGGGAGGACGTCGAGCATCTGCTCGGCAAGGCGCTCGCGGTGCTCTCGCCGGAGCAGCTCTGGGTGAACCCCGACTGCGGGCTGAAGACCCGCCGGTGGGAAGAGGTCAAACCCGCCTTGGCCACGCTGGTGGAGGCCGCACGGGTCGTGCGTCTTCGCCTAGTTGAAGCCATCGCGACGGAGCGAGGCCCGACATGA
- a CDS encoding glycerate kinase encodes MRVVIAPDKFKGSLTASQAAQAMARGVRSVLPSAEIEQVPMADGGEGIVEALVAATGGTFHTAEATGPLGKPVQARFGMLGDGRTAVVEMATASGLVLVPADKRDPLSTTTRGTGELLLAAVAAGARRLIVGIGGSASNDGGAGLAQALGFRLLDSDGQEIGPGGGPLGRLARIEPGGRTPGLSGVEIAVACDVTNPLCGPDGASAVYGPQKGATPEMVAELDRNLTRLAQVVERDLGVSIATIPGAGAAGGLGGGLVAFAGGRLERGIDLVIDAVGLKDHLKRADLCLTGEGSLDAQSAFGKTAVGVARLARSFGCPTIALVGSIGDGAEKALDEGIDAYFSICPGPIRLETAVAEASNLLEKAAEQAFRGFLAGSRHRKRGDRRV; translated from the coding sequence ATGCGAGTCGTCATCGCTCCAGACAAATTCAAGGGCAGCCTGACCGCCTCGCAAGCCGCCCAGGCCATGGCGCGCGGGGTTCGATCGGTACTGCCCTCGGCCGAGATCGAGCAAGTGCCGATGGCCGACGGAGGCGAGGGGATCGTCGAAGCCCTTGTGGCCGCGACGGGCGGAACCTTTCACACGGCGGAGGCGACCGGCCCCCTCGGAAAGCCCGTCCAGGCGCGGTTCGGGATGCTCGGCGACGGCCGCACCGCGGTCGTCGAGATGGCGACAGCCTCGGGACTCGTCCTGGTTCCCGCCGACAAGCGCGACCCGCTTTCGACCACCACGCGAGGGACCGGTGAATTGCTGCTGGCGGCGGTCGCCGCGGGCGCTCGACGCTTGATCGTCGGCATCGGCGGCAGCGCGAGCAACGACGGCGGAGCCGGTCTGGCCCAGGCCCTCGGGTTCCGTCTGCTGGATTCCGACGGCCAGGAGATCGGGCCGGGCGGCGGCCCACTCGGACGCCTTGCCCGGATCGAGCCCGGGGGGCGTACGCCGGGACTCTCCGGCGTCGAGATCGCCGTCGCGTGCGACGTGACGAACCCGCTCTGCGGTCCCGATGGAGCGTCGGCCGTCTACGGCCCGCAAAAAGGGGCCACGCCCGAGATGGTCGCCGAACTGGATCGCAATCTGACCAGGCTTGCTCAAGTCGTCGAGCGCGACCTCGGCGTCTCGATCGCCACGATCCCTGGCGCGGGCGCGGCGGGGGGGCTGGGCGGCGGGCTGGTGGCTTTTGCGGGGGGACGCCTCGAACGCGGCATTGACCTCGTCATCGACGCCGTGGGGCTCAAGGACCACCTCAAAAGGGCCGACCTCTGCCTGACCGGCGAGGGCTCGCTCGACGCCCAGAGCGCATTCGGCAAGACGGCCGTCGGCGTCGCCCGGCTGGCTCGTTCGTTCGGCTGCCCGACGATTGCTCTCGTGGGCTCGATCGGCGACGGCGCCGAGAAGGCGCTCGACGAGGGGATCGACGCCTATTTCTCCATCTGCCCCGGTCCCATCCGCCTGGAAACCGCCGTCGCCGAGGCGTCGAACCTACTTGAAAAGGCCGCTGAGCAGGCGTTTCGAGGCTTTCTGGCGGGCAGCCGACACCGCAAGCGGGGAGACCGTCGCGTATGA
- a CDS encoding AAA family ATPase codes for MLDVAGMRGREPFSPTPVATFEEAGLNHTLVESLILKLLFVEGQATGRKIAAELGLPFGPFPEFLRLLKNQQIVTYANSAAANDFHYSLTDVGRARARGYAEECSYVGPAPVPFDDYLKAVSAQTIVSEHPHEKDLREALADLVLSEATVRSLGPAINSGRGLFLYGPPGNGKTSIAERITRCFGTSVWIPRVILIEGQLLKLFDLANHEVVESTEGSGLLGGCDHDQRWVRIRRPTIVAGGELRMEDLEIRFDPMTRVCEAPLQLKSNLGTFLIDDFGRQRMQPVELLNRWIMPLENRFDFLSLPTGKKFRVPFDQLIIFSTNLEPRELVDEAFLRRIPYKILAEDPTEEMFRGMLHRFAPKLGFPRIDDAAVDYMINHHYKAVGRPFRCCQPRDLLLQVRNYCIYNDLPLELNREYVDFAVAGYFTVM; via the coding sequence TTGCTTGATGTCGCCGGCATGCGCGGCCGCGAGCCGTTTTCACCCACGCCGGTCGCCACGTTCGAGGAAGCCGGCCTCAACCACACGCTGGTCGAAAGCCTGATTCTCAAGCTCTTGTTCGTCGAGGGGCAAGCCACGGGCCGGAAGATCGCCGCCGAGCTGGGCCTGCCGTTCGGCCCGTTTCCGGAGTTCCTCAGACTGCTCAAGAACCAGCAGATCGTGACCTACGCCAATTCCGCGGCGGCCAACGATTTCCACTATTCGCTGACCGACGTCGGCCGGGCGCGGGCGCGAGGGTACGCCGAGGAGTGCTCCTACGTCGGTCCGGCCCCGGTCCCCTTCGACGACTACCTGAAGGCCGTGAGCGCCCAGACGATCGTTTCCGAGCACCCCCACGAAAAGGACCTTCGCGAGGCGCTCGCCGATCTGGTGCTTTCGGAGGCGACCGTCCGCAGCCTGGGGCCGGCGATCAACTCGGGCCGGGGGCTGTTTCTGTACGGGCCGCCGGGCAACGGCAAGACGAGCATCGCCGAGCGGATCACCCGGTGTTTCGGCACCAGCGTCTGGATTCCTCGCGTGATCCTGATCGAAGGCCAGTTGCTCAAGCTGTTCGACCTCGCCAACCACGAGGTCGTCGAATCGACCGAGGGGAGCGGACTGCTCGGAGGCTGCGACCACGACCAGCGCTGGGTTCGAATCCGACGCCCCACGATCGTCGCGGGGGGCGAGTTGAGGATGGAAGACCTGGAGATCCGCTTCGACCCGATGACCCGCGTCTGCGAGGCGCCGCTTCAGCTCAAGAGCAACCTGGGGACGTTCCTGATCGACGACTTCGGCCGCCAGCGGATGCAGCCGGTCGAGCTGCTCAACCGCTGGATCATGCCGCTCGAGAACCGTTTCGATTTCCTCAGCCTGCCGACCGGCAAGAAGTTCCGCGTCCCGTTCGACCAGCTCATCATCTTCTCGACCAACCTGGAGCCGCGCGAGCTGGTCGACGAGGCGTTCCTCAGGCGCATCCCCTACAAGATCCTGGCGGAAGACCCGACCGAGGAGATGTTCCGCGGCATGCTCCACCGGTTCGCCCCCAAACTGGGCTTTCCTCGGATCGACGACGCCGCCGTGGATTATATGATCAACCACCATTACAAAGCCGTCGGCCGGCCGTTCCGCTGCTGCCAGCCCCGCGATCTTTTGCTCCAGGTCCGCAATTATTGCATCTACAACGACTTGCCGCTTGAGCTGAATCGCGAGTATGTTGACTTCGCGGTGGCCGGCTATTTCACGGTCATGTGA